The Desulfobaccales bacterium genome contains the following window.
GTGGCCGCTGGTTACCAAGCCTTTGTGGATGATAATGGCATTGGCCCCGCCCGTGGCCACCGCATTGACGGTGGTCTTCATGTCGATGAGGCCTTCGATGGGCCCTACCGTGACGCCATGATCCATGGGGACGATCACGGTGCGCCCGGTGTCCCGGTTCATAATGCGTTCCAAGCGAATCTGTTTGCCGACCACGTCTTCCTCCCTCGCCGCTTTGCCTGCCAGGCTTTGACCCCGGCCCATAAAAAAAACCGTGGTCGCCTCGCCTGCGCCACGGCTTTTAAAAGATTTTTTAGTTTAGGGCTACATTCTTTTAAAAGTCGAGGCGCACTCCTGGCCCGGTAAAATAATAATAGCTAAAATAAAAATCGACGGTCCGGAGCCAGATGGATTGCATTTTCTTGAAGTCCTCGACTTTTGATACCCTAAATTATCCGTGCCCCCATGTCAATAAAAAATTATTTTGGCTATAATTTAAGTGATTCAGAAGTCGGGCAATGACCCCGCCGAGAGCTTGTCGGCCGATTCCGCCCCGCTCGACCCAGAGATCTTAGTGAAGGAGGCGGTATGCCCCGCATCGATGATTATAAGGCAGCCATCGCCCTGGCGGTGGCGGAGTTGAAACAAGTAAATCCCAAGCGGCTGGAGGCTCGCTGCGGTGCTGAATATTTTGTCGAGGACGCCCGGGACGGCCTCGTTGTCCCTTATTTCGGCCAGCCGCGCCGCATTACCTGGCCTGAGGTCAGTGTAACCCCTGGCACCGGCCCGGGAGAGATTTCGCTCCCGGAGCAGATCCTCGTCTTGCACTACTTGCTGCACGCCTCGGGAGAGCCGCTTGCCGGCCGGGTCATCGATTTCCGTGAGGTCCCGGAAGGCGGATTTTATTGGTCGGCCTTCGTCTCCCGGGCCAAAAAGCCGCTGTTGGAGACCTTCGGCCTTGACTTGAAGCTCTACCTCAAGGTGGCGGTGAGTCTGGGAGGCCAACCCCAGCCATTGGGCGATGCCGCGGCCTCATTTCTGGCCTTTCCCCGTGTGCCTATTACCCACGTTCTCTGGGGCGGTGATGAAGAGTTTCCCTCCGAAGCCAATATCCTTTTCGATGCAACCATCCCCGGCTATTTTCCAACCGAAGATGTCGCGGCGCTCGCGGGCGCCTCAGTGTACCGGTTGATGGGAGCGGCCCGGCAGTTTCAACAAAAGGGGTAAATCAACGAGAGACTATAGCCCCAGGTCTTGCCAGCCAGGATGAGCGCTAGAAACGATACTTGCGAAATCCTAAATAATGGTTATAATTTAATTTAGGGGGCGTAACGGCTTCGACGTAAATAGGGAACTGTGAGTTGCATGCCGAGGTCCTGTCCGCTCGTAAAACGGGTAGGAAAACCACAATTGCTGACAACTACAGCTACGCTCTAGCCGCTTAAGGCTAGCATCTGAGGCTCGATGCCGGGAGAGGGCCCCAGATGACGGTATCCTGGCGAAGCCGCCAACAAGGCCCATGGGTTGGCGGACGAAAATTTAAGGTGGGCTAGCCTCTAAGGATTCTGCCGGTGGAAGCCTTCTTGGGGCGAAACTAAAACATTGGCTACGCATGTAGAAGCTTCCAGGGACTATTGGCGGACGCGGGTTCGACTCCCGCCGCCTCCACCAATTAATTAGTTAGAAAATTCAAGTATTTATCTCATCAAGGCGACCCGGAATTTGGCCATTGTGTCTGTGATTGTGCCTATTCCGGGTTGCCTTTTTCATTTGCAGTTCCTGCCAACAAACCTTCCAGCGCCGAACCATCCTGCCTGGTCAAGTTAGGAATGTAGCGGCCATAAGTTTTGTAGATCATCGCCGTGGTTACATGGCCCAGGGTTCGGGCTACCCACTCCGGGGTTTCTCCTGCCGCCAAGGCCCAGGATGTAAAAGTATGCCGGATCTCGTACATGCGCCGATAGGGCAAT
Protein-coding sequences here:
- a CDS encoding DUF3786 domain-containing protein — its product is MPRIDDYKAAIALAVAELKQVNPKRLEARCGAEYFVEDARDGLVVPYFGQPRRITWPEVSVTPGTGPGEISLPEQILVLHYLLHASGEPLAGRVIDFREVPEGGFYWSAFVSRAKKPLLETFGLDLKLYLKVAVSLGGQPQPLGDAAASFLAFPRVPITHVLWGGDEEFPSEANILFDATIPGYFPTEDVAALAGASVYRLMGAARQFQQKG